AGGTGCTTGCTTACCTGCGGGCTGGTGGTTTCGCCGCCTGCCAATGTACTATTATCCGTTTAGACTTGGTCGTGACAGACTTTGGAGGCTGCATATCATCATACCTATGGTCAAGTTCGGACAATCCGCGCGGACAAAACCCGGCCGACGGAATCGACGGAACACGACTATGGCTTCCCAATGCCGAATAAACCCCCGAATCAGCAGATTCAATTCTGGCACATTTAGCCAGTCAAGGCTGGGCTATGCCAAATAAAACCTTCCGACGTTGAAGCGCTTGGGTAGGGATCAGACAAGGGTGGCACCTTTAAATGAACGTGCATATGTTGTACAATGCGCCCTGTGGAATCCCGAGAATGCCTTAGAAGGTCTCCTCTTGGCAAACGAAAAAGTGGCGTGTTTGCAATTCCCCAAGGTTCCCCGAGAAACTTGGGCAACCAGACTCGACTTGACATCTTTCACCCATGACCCCTGCTTTGGAGACAGACTCATCTTCCTTTATACCTTTGATTTCTCCTAACAATGCCCCTTTGTTAGCCGGAGCAAGCGACGAGCTGTTCGTTACCGTGATCCGCACTTATTACCCAGGTCTTGTTTGTTTACCCATTGCCTTGCCAATGAGGCGGCCTTGCACGGCCCTGTCTGCAAACTTGACCCTGATGACCCTGGCCCTCGTCACTGAGGTGCTTGGGTTCGCAATGTCCGACTACTAGCCGCGAGCCCCGTCGCCTGGTCAAAACTTAGAATAAGGCGACCCAGATGGTGTGATGTAGACAACAACACCCGCCAACAAATATTCTCAAGTCGGGACGCTCTAGTGGGGGGAAGTGTCCGAGTTCTAAATGTTCCAACCCGAGTAGAAAACGTCCCGAGCCCACAAGGAACTAGGAAACTTCCCGGCttgatgtacggagtattctaGAAAACTTCCGGTTTCGGCACGCCGATTTTTGGCTTGCTGTGCTCCGTATTCTGTTTGCTTGCCGACTGACGAAAGACTTTTTTACACTCGCTTCCGCGGCTCGGACCGTTGACACTCTGCAAATTCTGTGAATCGTTTCCAGGATACGAACCATGAATGATGAATTGTGGCTGCTCTCAACCCTTGAACCTTGTATACTGCAGCTTCAAATCAATTGCCTACTGGGTTGGTACTGACCGGGTCTGTTTGTTGGACGCAGGTCATCTGTTTGGGGAGCACATCAACTCTGTACTACTTTGCCGGCGCTATCGAGTCATGACGGGAAGCTTCAAGGTGCCTGCGTTTTGTCTTCGGACGGCGAGAGCCGGCAGCTTGCAGCCTGTACAAGATCCAAGAGATGGCTCGGAGACGGAAGAGCCCATGCTGCCCCTTGCGAGGCAATGTCGCTCGGAGCCAAGTAAAGAacaatgatgatgacgcccaCGGCGACTACGATGGCACCATCCTTATTTTTGGCTGTTCAAGCGCCAACTTGGCCCGCACCCATTTTTTTCGCCCTCAAGCTCATTGTCAGAAGCCGCAAGAAGCCCACAAAAACCACCAGGGTGGGGCGGCACGGCCGGAACTGCGGGGCTGGCACCAGATCTTCTCGTGCGATGTTTAAACCTCGTTTTTTCCCAACAACCCAAACATCCACTATCGCTATTACCGCCATCACCGCTATCACACCTAGGACACGTTTTGCCCGATAGACGACGTGTCTCTTTTGAGTCACTCTACAACATCCAACTATGACGCTAGAAGCCCTGTCGATCGAACACATTCCCCCGTCATACAAGGTCCACCTCGGCCTCTTTCAAAACGTCCACAATGCAGACTTTCTCCATCAACAACTCCTCAGTCGAAATACAGACTTCGAGTACGCTTTTGTCGACGCCTCTGTGGTACTGTCAGCCCCATGACTTGCTCCATTTGTTTCCAAGGACAATATAAGATTTCAAGCGTTTAGAGTATCCAGCTCACATTGTCCATAATTTCACTTGTAGGTGGTGTCTCGCCGGCAGTTGCTTTCGGCCATTttcaaggccgtcaacgCGGCTACGAACGGCTCACTCAAGACGCCAAATGTACACTCTGAGATTGTAGTCTCTCTAAATCCGTCCAATAATGTAAGCAAACGCACCCCAATGGCCGCCTTTTTTTGCTCTGGTCCTCCAATGATTATGCACCAAGTCCAAGCACAGACTTGCTGATGGCAGGTCAGATTACCGACTCGTATCGCCGGTTTGGCATCTCGCCTACTACGAAGaaccttgccgtcgtcaaagtTACGTACTCGCCGGAATCGTCGGAGTCGAATTCCGCTGCGTCCAAAGACAGCATCCAGGCGCATTTAGCGGAGCATGTCAAGGGAACTGCCGTTGACGTCACCGATGCCAACATAGCCGCTACAACAGATATCTCCAAAGTTCGCAAATATTACAAACTCAACGGCCTGGACTGGCTGGAG
The DNA window shown above is from Metarhizium brunneum chromosome 1, complete sequence and carries:
- the CGI121 gene encoding EKC/KEOPS complex subunit, translated to MTLEALSIEHIPPSYKVHLGLFQNVHNADFLHQQLLSRNTDFEYAFVDASVVVSRRQLLSAIFKAVNAATNGSLKTPNVHSEIVVSLNPSNNITDSYRRFGISPTTKNLAVVKVTYSPESSESNSAASKDSIQAHLAEHVKGTAVDVTDANIAATTDISKVRKYYKLNGLDWLEAIRDEQKKRAELDTLVVSAMALRGL